A DNA window from Pseudorasbora parva isolate DD20220531a chromosome 19, ASM2467924v1, whole genome shotgun sequence contains the following coding sequences:
- the zgc:91910 gene encoding zinc finger protein 706-like, translating into MARGQQKIQSQQKNAKKAAEKKKAQGADQKTAAKAALVHTCPVCRTQMPDPKTFKQHFESKHPKSPMPPELADVQA; encoded by the exons ATGGCTCGAGGGCAGCAGAAGATCCAGTCTCAACAGAAGAACGCAAAAAAAGCAGCGGAGAAGAAGAAAGCTCAAGGAGCGGATCAGAAGACCGCAGCGAAAGCAGCATTGGTCCACACGTGTCCTGTCTGCAGG ACACAGATGCCAGATCCCAAGACGTTTAAACAGCATTTTGAAAGCAAGCACCCAAAGTCTCCCATGCCTCCTGAGCTGGCAGATGTTCAAGCTTAA
- the psma2b gene encoding proteasome_alpha_type_2 domain-containing protein, giving the protein MADRGYSFSLTTFSPSGKLVQIEYALAAVAAGAPSVGIKASNGVVLATEKKQKSILYDEQSVHKVEPITKHIGMVYSGMGPDYRVLVRRARKLAQQYFLVYQEPIPTGQLVQRVASVMQEYTQSGGVRPFGVSLLIAGWDEDRPYLFQSDPSGAYFAWKATAMGKNYVNGKTFLEKRYNEDLELEDAIHTAILTLKESFEGQMTEENIEVGICNEAGFRRLSPAEVKDYLAAIV; this is encoded by the exons ATGGCAGATCGAGGATACAGTTTTTCTCTCACAACATTTAG CCCCTCTGGGAAATTGGTGCAGATCGAATATGCTCTGGCCGCTGTAGCAGCCGGTGCTCCATCTGTAGGAATCAAAG cATCAAATGGAGTTGTGCTGGCAACTGAGAAGAAACAGAAGTCCATATTGTACGATGAACAGAGCGTGCACAAAGTTGAACCAATAACCAAACACATCGGCATGGTGTACAGTGGAATGGGTCCTGACTACAG GGTGCTGGTCAGAAGAGCAAGAAAGCTGGCTCAGCAATATTTCCTGGTATACCAAGAGCCTATCCCCACAGGCCAGCTCGTACAGAGAGTGGCTTCTGTTATGCAAGAATACACACAGTCAGG AGGCGTACGCCCATTTGGAGTCTCTCTTCTCATTGCCGGTTGGGACGAGGACCGACCATACTTGTTTCAGTCAGACCCATCG GGAGCATACTTCGCCTGGAAAGCCACAGCAATGGGAAAGAACTATGTCAATGGAAAAACATTCCTtgaaaaaag ATATAATGAAGATCTGGAACTTGAAGATGCTATACACACTGCCATCCTAACTTTAAAG GAAAGTTTTGAAGGGCAGATGACAGAGGAAAATATTGAGGTGGGAATCTGTAATGAAGCAGGATTTCGCAGACTGTCACCTGCTGAGGTGAAGGATTACCTGGCAGCAATTGTTTAA
- the ntaq1 gene encoding protein N-terminal glutamine amidohydrolase isoform X3, translating to MSEENVWKLCEYVKDQGTCLLDEVYAVFISNERKMIPIWKQKSSRGDEPVIWDYHVILLHTNKQGQSFIYDLDTVLPFPCLLDVYSKEAFHSDEHLKHAFWRKLRVIPGDTYLKKFASDRSHMKGSDGNWRMPPPAYPCLETSETKMNLDDFICMDARVGYGEVYNLSDFVQHFGKK from the exons ATGAG TGAGGAGAATGTGTGGAAGCTGTGTGAATATGTCAAGGATCAAGGGACGTGCTTGTTGGATGAGGTCTATGCGGTCTTTATATCTAACGAACGAAAAATG ATACCCATTTGGAAGCAAAAATCCAGTCGAGGTGATGAACCTGTAATCTGG GATTACCATGTTATTCTTCtacacacaaataaacaagGACAGAGCTTTATATATGATCTAGACACTGTCCTTCCCTTCCCTTGTTTGCTTGATGTATATTCAAAGGAGGCCTTTCATTCTGATGAGCATTTAAAACATGCTTTCTGGAG GAAACTTCGTGTCATACCAGGGGACACCTACTTGAAGAAGTTTGCTTCTGATCGTTCACACATGAAGGGTTCTGACGGAAACTGGCGTATGCCACCTCCAGCATATCCTTGTTTAGAGACGTCAG AGACTAAAATGAATCTTGATGACTTCATCTGCATGGATGCCAGAGTGGGATATGGAGAGGTTTACAACCTTTCAGACTTTGTTCAACACTTTGGAAAAAAGTAA
- the ntaq1 gene encoding protein N-terminal glutamine amidohydrolase isoform X1: MWMGRMNEESSPSEYTIITPSRNQCVYTSCYCEENVWKLCEYVKDQGTCLLDEVYAVFISNERKMIPIWKQKSSRGDEPVIWDYHVILLHTNKQGQSFIYDLDTVLPFPCLLDVYSKEAFHSDEHLKHAFWRKLRVIPGDTYLKKFASDRSHMKGSDGNWRMPPPAYPCLETSETKMNLDDFICMDARVGYGEVYNLSDFVQHFGKK; encoded by the exons ATGTGGATGGGAAGAATGAATGAAGAAAGTTCTCCGTCTGAATATACAATTATTACTCCGTCTAGAAACCAATGTGTTTACACCAGCTGTTACTG TGAGGAGAATGTGTGGAAGCTGTGTGAATATGTCAAGGATCAAGGGACGTGCTTGTTGGATGAGGTCTATGCGGTCTTTATATCTAACGAACGAAAAATG ATACCCATTTGGAAGCAAAAATCCAGTCGAGGTGATGAACCTGTAATCTGG GATTACCATGTTATTCTTCtacacacaaataaacaagGACAGAGCTTTATATATGATCTAGACACTGTCCTTCCCTTCCCTTGTTTGCTTGATGTATATTCAAAGGAGGCCTTTCATTCTGATGAGCATTTAAAACATGCTTTCTGGAG GAAACTTCGTGTCATACCAGGGGACACCTACTTGAAGAAGTTTGCTTCTGATCGTTCACACATGAAGGGTTCTGACGGAAACTGGCGTATGCCACCTCCAGCATATCCTTGTTTAGAGACGTCAG AGACTAAAATGAATCTTGATGACTTCATCTGCATGGATGCCAGAGTGGGATATGGAGAGGTTTACAACCTTTCAGACTTTGTTCAACACTTTGGAAAAAAGTAA
- the ntaq1 gene encoding protein N-terminal glutamine amidohydrolase isoform X2, whose amino-acid sequence MSTQRRNILPTDFTVNRSQRQSEENVWKLCEYVKDQGTCLLDEVYAVFISNERKMIPIWKQKSSRGDEPVIWDYHVILLHTNKQGQSFIYDLDTVLPFPCLLDVYSKEAFHSDEHLKHAFWRKLRVIPGDTYLKKFASDRSHMKGSDGNWRMPPPAYPCLETSETKMNLDDFICMDARVGYGEVYNLSDFVQHFGKK is encoded by the exons ATGAGTACACAACGAAGAAATATATTGCCCACTGACTTTACGGTAAACCGGAGCCAAAGGCAGAG TGAGGAGAATGTGTGGAAGCTGTGTGAATATGTCAAGGATCAAGGGACGTGCTTGTTGGATGAGGTCTATGCGGTCTTTATATCTAACGAACGAAAAATG ATACCCATTTGGAAGCAAAAATCCAGTCGAGGTGATGAACCTGTAATCTGG GATTACCATGTTATTCTTCtacacacaaataaacaagGACAGAGCTTTATATATGATCTAGACACTGTCCTTCCCTTCCCTTGTTTGCTTGATGTATATTCAAAGGAGGCCTTTCATTCTGATGAGCATTTAAAACATGCTTTCTGGAG GAAACTTCGTGTCATACCAGGGGACACCTACTTGAAGAAGTTTGCTTCTGATCGTTCACACATGAAGGGTTCTGACGGAAACTGGCGTATGCCACCTCCAGCATATCCTTGTTTAGAGACGTCAG AGACTAAAATGAATCTTGATGACTTCATCTGCATGGATGCCAGAGTGGGATATGGAGAGGTTTACAACCTTTCAGACTTTGTTCAACACTTTGGAAAAAAGTAA
- the ntaq1 gene encoding protein N-terminal glutamine amidohydrolase isoform X4 gives MIPIWKQKSSRGDEPVIWDYHVILLHTNKQGQSFIYDLDTVLPFPCLLDVYSKEAFHSDEHLKHAFWRKLRVIPGDTYLKKFASDRSHMKGSDGNWRMPPPAYPCLETSETKMNLDDFICMDARVGYGEVYNLSDFVQHFGKK, from the exons ATG ATACCCATTTGGAAGCAAAAATCCAGTCGAGGTGATGAACCTGTAATCTGG GATTACCATGTTATTCTTCtacacacaaataaacaagGACAGAGCTTTATATATGATCTAGACACTGTCCTTCCCTTCCCTTGTTTGCTTGATGTATATTCAAAGGAGGCCTTTCATTCTGATGAGCATTTAAAACATGCTTTCTGGAG GAAACTTCGTGTCATACCAGGGGACACCTACTTGAAGAAGTTTGCTTCTGATCGTTCACACATGAAGGGTTCTGACGGAAACTGGCGTATGCCACCTCCAGCATATCCTTGTTTAGAGACGTCAG AGACTAAAATGAATCTTGATGACTTCATCTGCATGGATGCCAGAGTGGGATATGGAGAGGTTTACAACCTTTCAGACTTTGTTCAACACTTTGGAAAAAAGTAA
- the LOC137048090 gene encoding forkhead box protein H1-like, whose product MINGVNGGFSALLAQSSVGQRKKYKKYSTRTYIGLIAYAIQDSPDKMLTFKQIMKKLEPFVFGDKKGIENNIRVCLSSNRCFAKVPVDPDYPNPKKNFWKVDESGITPKMFRRHFKYIMNMLPGLALQAHREDECEDYSCASESLTPVCTITENKSQVKFTGPFSIESILKSDRGVNRMRSTRMEEHPHYIDAQSGVTKRENYYVYDTVERYYPASAMRYQLTTAKIPHLSSGAAFGLSLPPRITYDHPVLLRSPLMYDTTRSVRW is encoded by the exons ATGATTAACGGAGTCAACGGAGGATTCAGCGCTTTGCTGGCACAATCAAGCGTCGGTCAGAGGAAGAAGTACAAAAAATACAGCACAAGAACATACATCGGACTTATTGCATATGCCATTCAAGATTCACCGGACAAGATGCTCACATTCAAACAG ATAATGAAGAAGCTGGAGCCATTTGTCTTCGGAGACAAAAAGGGCATTGAGAACAACATCAGAGTCTGTCTGTCATCAAACAGGTGTTTTGCAAAG gTGCCAGTCGATCCGGATTATCCAAATCCTAAAAAGAACTTCTGGAAAGTGGATGAGAGTGGCATTACTCCAAAAATGTTTCGCCGACATTTCAAATACATAATGAACATGCTCCCTGGCCTGGCCCTTCAGGCACATCGGGAGGATGAATGTGAAGACTATTCTTGTGCTTCTGAGTCTCTGACGCCAGTCTGCACAATCACAGAAAACAAAAGCCAAGTCAAATTTACAGGCCCATTTTCTATAGAATCAATATTAAAGAGCGACCGCGGAGTGAACCGCATGCGCAGCACTCGTATGGAGGAACATCCACACTATATAGACGCACAGAGTGGAGTGACCAAGAGAGAAAACTATTATGTCTATGACACAGTTGAGCGTTATTACCCTGCTTCAGCAATGAGATATCAGTTGACCACCGCAAAAATACCTCATCTATCTTCAGGAGCTGCGTTTGGACTGTCTTTGCCTCCACGGATCACATATGATCACCCTGTTCTCCTCAGATCTCCTTTAATGTATGATACTACTAGATCTGTCCGCTGGTGA